Proteins encoded within one genomic window of Gasterosteus aculeatus chromosome 18, fGasAcu3.hap1.1, whole genome shotgun sequence:
- the LOC120808106 gene encoding sphingosine-1-phosphate phosphatase 1 codes for MANDFVEKFVRLCNHLQDPRHVAKFQHVCGVKGTFPVKPTESDGADSGTERPGLRKRVHQGGPGSDVTAGNGASGDATPPQVNGRQGDVTVGLDGSSAAAAGVERDTTRAKPLRRNSLTGDVGQEFLIQNKFLFYLFTFGTELGNEMFFIVFFPFLFWNIDALVSRRLIVVWAWNLFVGQSTKDMVRWSRPASPPVVKVEVFYNSEYSMPSTHAMTGTAIPFCLFMLTYGRWQYSFLFGFCVALSWSILVCVSRIYMGMHSVLEVITGFLYSLLILAVFQPILGKIDSFYMTDPFAPLVIIVSHVSLGLVAFSLDSWSTSRGDTAQALGTGVGAAIGTHVNHQLGLLLDPPLASLPLTLPPVTAGLVALALLRFFTGVAVILVTRMVMKAVTIPFLCRLFGLPSDDVRQARQHMKVELPYRYIVYSVVGFSCVCVVPLIFRILNLA; via the exons ATGGCGAACGACTTTGTTGAGAAGTTTGTCCGGCTGTGTAATCATCTTCAAGACCCGCGCCATGTCGCCAAGTTCCAGCACGTCTGCGGCGTCAAAGGGACATTTCCGGTTAAACCGACCGAGTCGGACGGCGCAGACTCGGGGACGGAGCGTCCCGGGCTGCGGAAGAGGGTCCACCAGGGGGGACCGGGCTCGGACGTCACCGCGGGGAACGGGGCGAGCGGGGACGCGACCCCCCCGCAGGTTAACGGAAGGCAAGGGGACGTTACCGTCGGGCTCGACGGTTCCTCGGCAGCGGCCGCGGGCGTCGAGCGGGACACCACCAGAGCGAAGCCTCTCCGCAGGAACTCCCTGACCGGAGACGTGGGTCAAGAGTTCCTCATCCAAAACAAGTTTCTGTTCTACCTGTTCACGTTCGGGACCGAGCTGGGCAACGAGATGTTCTTCATCgtcttcttccccttcctcttctgGAACATCGACGCCCTGGTCAGCCGGCGGCTCATCGTGGTCTGGGCCTGGAACCTGTTTGTGGGACAGTCCACCAAGGACATGGTCCGCTGGTCCCGACCGGCCTCTCCCCCCGTCGTGAAGGTGGAGGTCTTCTACAACTCCGAGTACAGCATGCCGTCCACCCACGCGATGACGGGGACAGCGATTCCCTTCTGTCTCTTCATGCTGACCTACGGGCGGTGGCAG TATTCCTTCCTCTTTGGCTTTTGTGTGGCTCTCAGCTGGAGTATCCTGGTGTGTGTCAGCAGAATCTACATGGGGATGCATTCCGTTCTG GAGGTAATAACTGGCTTCCTCTACAGCCTCCTTATCTTAGCCGTTTTCCAGCCAATTTTGGGCAAGATCGACAGCTTCTACATGACGGACCCCTTCGCTCCTCTCGTGATTATCGTGTCCCACGTGAGCCTCGGACTAGTGGCTTTCTCTCTGGATTCCTGGAGCACCTCTCGGGGGGACACGGCTCAGGCCCTGGGCACCGGGGTAGGCGCTGCCATCGGCACACACGTTAACCACCAGCTGGGGCTTCTGCTGGATCCGCCGCTGGCCTCACTTCCTCTAACTCTGCCGCCAGTGACCGCGGGTTTGGTGGCGCTCGCTCTGCTGCGCTTCTTCACAGGAGTCGCCGTCATCCTCGTCACGAGGATGGTTATGAAAGCAGTGACTATTCCGTTCTTGTGTCGCCTGTTTGGGCTGCCTTCAGATGACGTAAGACAAGCGAGGCAGCACATGAAAGTAGAGCTGCC